The genomic DNA gcaggggggaatgggggaaaaTGGGGGGAAATGGGGATATATCATCCTTTTTGGGGGCGCCTTGGGGACCACCCCCAGGGTAACCCCgtttggggacactggggacccCGAAATCCCCGCCCCTATTTGGgggatgcccccccccccccttgccgGGGACAGGGGGGTGAGGATATTGGGGTccctttgtgccccccccccccccagggcctgGAGGTGCCCCTGGTGGCCGTGGTGCAGTGGTCGACCCCAAAGCTGCCCTTCACCAGCAGCATCTACACACACTACCGGTGAGagccccccccgaccccaaaacccacacCCCCAAACAGGAGGGACCCCGAAACCCCCACCCTAAACAggagggaccccaaaaccccgaCCCTAAACAGGGGGACCCCGAAAACCCCACCCTAAACAGGAGGGACCCCGAAACCCTGACCCCAAACAGGAGGGACCCCAAAGTCCTGTTCCAACGAggagggaccccaaaacccccaccCTAAATAGGAGGGACCCCAAACCCCCACCCTAAACAGGGGGAACCCTgaaaccccaaccccaaacaggagggaccccaaaaccccgaCCCTAAATAGGAGGGATCCCAAAACCCTGTTCCTAAACAGGAGGGACCCCAAAGTCCTGTCCCCTGCAAGGAGAGATCCCAAAACCAgagggaccccaaaacccccttcCCAAGAAggagggaccccaaaaccctatCCCCAACAAGGAGGGACTCCAAAATCCCGACCCTAAACAggagggaccccaaaaccccgtCCCTAAACAGGGGGGCCCCAAAGTCCAGTCCCCAAGAAggagggaccccaaaaccctgaCCCTAAACAGGAGGGATCCCAAACTCTGTCCCCCTGCAAGAAGAGATCCCAAAACCAGaggggaccccaaaaacccaTTTCCAAGAAggagggaccccaaaaccccattcCCAAAACCAGAGGGACCCAAAACCCCATCCCCAACAAGGAGGGGCCCCAAAACTTCATCCCTAAATAGGAGGGGCCCCAAAACCCTGTTCCTAAACAGGAGGGGCCCCAAAGTCCTGTTCCAATGAggagggaccccaaaaccccgtCCCTAAACAGGAGGGATCCCAAAACCCTGTCTCCAACAAGCATAGACCCCAAAACCGTGTCCCTAAATGggagcaccccaaaaacccGTCCCTAAACAggaggggaccccaaaaccccattcCTGAACAGGAAGACCCCAAAACCCTGTTGccactgtccccatcccctgtccccaggctgtgAGGTGACCCCCTtgatgtccctgtccccacaccatgtccctgtccccatgtccccaagtcATGAGGTGTCCCCCCAATGTCCTTGTCCCCCCTcaatgtccccatccccgtgtccctgAGTTACGAGGTGCCCCCTGATGTCCCCACACCCCcgatgtccctgtccccgtgtccccgagTTACAATTTGCCCCCCCGATGTCCCCCTCCCTTtgatgtccctgtccccatatccccaagTTACAAGGTGCCCCCCcaatgtccctgtccccatgtccccaaactAGGTGTCCCCTCAGTGTCCCTGTGTCCACAAGTTACGAGGTCCCCCCCTGATGTCCCTGTCCCTATATCCCCAAACTAGGAGGTGTCCCCtcagtgtccccatgtccccaagttATGAGGTGCCCCCTCAGTGTCCCCAAGTTACGAGGTGCCCCCCTGatgtccccatcccccccctgatgtccctgtccccatggcccCAAGTTATGAGGTGCCCCCtcagtgtccctgtccccatccccatgtccccaaactAGGAGGTGCCCCCCTGATGTCCCCATCCCCCCCGATGTCTGTGTCCCCAAGTTACAAGGTGACCCTCtaggtgtccctgtccccataccatgtccctgtccccatgtccccaaactAGGAGGTGTCCCCtcagtgtccccatgtccccaagttACGAGGTGCCCCCCCcgatgtccccatccccatgtccccaagccaTGAGGTGCCCCTCtaggtgtccctgtccccatccaaTGTCCCCGTCCCTGTGTCCCCAAGTTATAAGGTGTTCCCCTTGATGTCCCCATCCCCCCTgatgtccccgtcccccctgatgtccctgtccccatagCCCCAACTTACAAGGTGCCCCCTCAGTGTCCCTGTCCTCATCCCCATGACCCAAAACTAAGAGGTGCTCCCCTTgatgtccccgtccccccccgatgtccctgtccccatgtccccaaactATGAGGTGCCCCCCTgatgtccccgtccccccctgacgtccctgtcccccccagtGTCCCTGTCCCTATATCCCCAAACCAAGAGGTGTCCCCtcagtgtccccatgtccctgagTTACGACGTGCCCCCCTgacgtccctgtccccccctGACATCCCCGTCCCATtgatgtccctgtccccatgtccccaaactATGAGGTGCCCCCCtgatgtccctgtccccatgtccccaagctgTGAGGTGCCCCCtcagtgtccccatgtccccaactCATAAGGTCCCCCCCTGACATCCCTGTCCCCTTGAAGTCCCTGTTCCCCCCCtgatgtccccatccccatgtccccaaactATGAGGTGCCTCCCTGACGTCCCTGTCCCCTTgatgtccccgtccccccccgctgtccccgtgtcccccccgctgtccccgtgtccccccccaggctgcccagcatCCGCCTGGAGCGTCCCCGCTTCGTGATGACGGCCGCCTGCGAGTCCCCAGTGCGCGCGCGCCAGCGCTTCACCGTCACCTACACCCTGCTCAACGAGCTGCAGGACTTCCTCGCCGTGCGCCTCGTCTGGACGCCCGACACCGCCACCGCCGGTGCGACGGGGACAGGGGGACCAGGGGACAGGAgaggggacgggatggggacagggagaaggagaggggatggggacaggggacaaggggacaggagtggggatgggatggggatggaatgggatggggacaagggacagggacaggggacagggatggggacagggacaaggggacaggatggggacggggacagggacagggagaggggatggggacaggggacaaggggacaggggacaagggacaggatggggatggaatggaatggggacaggggatggggacaggggacaaggggacagggagaggggatggggatgggatggggatagggGACAGGGaacaggatgggatgggacggggacggggacaggggacaaggggacagggacagggagaggggatggggacagggagaggggacaggatggaatggggatgggatggggacgggacAAGAATGGGGACAGgaacagggatggggacaaggggacaggatgggggtggggatggggacaaggggtCAGGAATGGGGAcagggtggggatggggacaggataGGGACAAGGGAGTGGGGAagggtggggacaggggacaaaTATGGAAAAGAGAGGGGCCAGGATGGGGTCAGGCTCAGCGGGGGGGGACAAGTGAGGGGCTGAGAGGGACCGGGAGGGGACAAGGGAGGCCAGGAGGGGACAAGGGTGACCAGGAGGGGACAAAGGAGGCCAGGAGAGGACAATGAGTGaccaggaggggacaggggaggTAGGGGAGTCTGGAAGGGGACAAGGGtgacagggaggggacaggaggccaggaggggacaagggaggctgggaggggacaacGGTGACAGAGAGGGGACAAGGGAGGCCAGGAGGGGTCGGTGGAGGCCgggaggggacagaggaggccgggaggggacaggggaggccaggaaaagaaaagggaggccaggaggggacaggggtGACCTGGAGGGGACAGGAGAGGCCGGGAGGGGACGGGGGAGGCCAAGAGGGGACAagggaggctgggaggggacaagggtgacagggaggggacaggggtgACCAAGAGGGGACAagggaggctgggaggggacaagggtgacagggaggggacaggggaggCCAGGAGGGGTTGGTGGAGGCCGGGAGGGGACAGGGGTgacagggaggggacagaggaggCCAGGAGGGGTCAGTGGaggccaggaggggacaggaggcCAGGAGGGGACAAGGGTGACAGGGAGGGGACAAGGGAGGCCAGGAGGGGACAGTGGAGGCCGGGAGGGGACAAGGGtgacagggaggggacaggggaggCCAGGAGGGGTTGGTGGAGGCCAGGAGGGGTCGGTGGAGGCCGGGAGGGAACAGAGGAGGCCGGGAGGGGGACAGGGGTGACAGGGAGGGGACAAGGGAGGCCAGGAGGGGTCGgtggaggctgggaggggacagcggaggccaggaggggacaggaggtgaCAGCGgcctcccccgccccccccaggAAAGTCCCTGTCGGGCCCCGAGCGCCGCGCCACGCAGGCGGCCCTGGACGCCATCGTGTGCCACACGCCCCTCACCAACCTGGGCTCCTCGCGCAAGGGCAGCGCCCGCACCATCCGCGTCGCCTTCCAGGCCCTGCGCGCCGGCCTCTTCGAGGTGGGGGAGGCCCCGGGGGGAGGCCCCGGGGACGGGGGGAGgccgggaggggaaggggaggctgggaggggaggggaagggaaggggggagggatgggggaggaCGGGCGGGGGGCTCGTGGGGTCGCCACGGGTGGGAGGTTCCCTTCTGGCCATGGGTTTGGCTGAGGGGCCTCCGGGGTCAAAAAACGGAGGCTGAATTAGGGGAGGACAAATGAGTAGAGGCCAAACGAGGAGGCCAAATTAGAGGAGGCTGAACGAGGAGGGGAGGCCAAATGGGGAAATTCATGGTGTCTCCGTGTCCCTATGTCCCCTCCTCGACCCCATATTCCTCTGCCCGCTCTTGAGGTGAGGCCGGGGACCTCCGGGGCCAAAAAAGGGAGGCCAAATGAGGAGAGGAGGCCAAATGAAGGGAAGATGAATGAGAAAGGGAGGCCAAATGGGGAAATTCATGGTGTCTTTGCGTCCCTACATCCCCTCCTCGACCCTATAGTCCTCTGCCTGCCcttgaggtgaggctggagGCCACCAGAGCcaaaatggggaggaaaaattAGGGGAGGACAAACAAGGGGAGGCCAAACAAGGAGGAGAGGACAAATTAGAGGAGGATGAATGAGAAAGGGAGGCCAAATGGGGAAATTCATGGTGTCTTTGTGTCCCTACATCCCCTCCTCGACCCCATATTCCTCTGCCTGCCCTTGAGGTGAGGCCAGAGGCCACCAGAGCcaaaatggggaggaaaaattAGGAGAGGCCAAACGAGAAGAAGAGGCCAAAAGAGAGGAGGCCAAATGAGGGGAGGATGAATGAGAAAGGGAGGCCAAATGGGAAAATTTATGGTGTCTCCATGTCCCTATGTCCCCTCCTCGACCCCATATCCCTCTGCCCGCCCTTGAGGTGAGGCCGGGGACCTCCAAGGCCAAAATCTGGAGGCCAAATTAGGGGAGGCCAAAACGAGGAGGAGAAGAGGCCAAAAGAGAGGGGAGGATGAATGAGGAGGGGAGGCCAAATGGGGAAATTCATGGTGTCTCCGTGTCCCTATGTCCCCTCCTCGACCCCATATTCCTCTGCCTGCCCTCGAGGCGAGGCTGGAGGCCTCCAGGGCCAAAAAGGGGAGGCCAAATTAGGAGAGGCCAAaatgaggaggagaagaggccAAATTAGAGGAGGCTGAACGAGGAGGGGAGGCCAAATGGGGAAATTTATGGTGTCTTTGCGTCCCTACATCCCCTCCTTGACCCCATATTCCTCTGCTCACCCTTGAGGTGAGGCCAGAGGCCTCCAGGGTCAAAAAACGGAGGCTGAATTAGGGGAGGACAAATGAGGGGAGGCCAAACGAGGAGGAGAGGACAAATTAGAGGAGGCCAAATGGGGAAATTCACGGTGTCTCCATGTCCCTATGTCCCCTCCTCGACCCCATATCCCTCTGCCCTCCcttgaggtgaggctggagGCCACCAGGGCCAAAATGGGGAGGCCAAATTAGGGGAGGCCAAAACGAGGAGGAGAAGAGGCCAAATTAGAGGAGGCTGAACGAGGAGGGGAGGCCAAATGGGGAAATTCATGGTGTCTCCATGTCCCTATGTCCCACCTCGACCCCATATTCCTTTGCCCGCTCTTGAGGAGAGGCCGGGGACCTCCGAGGCCAAAAAAGGGAGGCTGAATTAGGGGAGGACAAATGAGTAGAGGCCAAACGAGGAGAGGAGGCCAAATTAGAGGAGGCCAAATGGGGAAATTCATGGTGTCTCCGTGTCCCTATGTCCCCGCCTCGACCCCATATCCCTCTGTCTGCCCTCGAGGAGAGGCCGGGGACCTCCGAGGCCAAAATCTGGAGGCCAAATTAGGGGAGGCCAAATATGGGGAGGCCAAACGAGGAGAAGAGGCCAAAAGAGGGGAGGCCAAATGGGGAAATCCACCGCATCACCGTATCCCTACAACCCCACCCCGACCCCATatccctctgccctccctcGAGGCGAGGCCGGGGGCCTCCGGGGCCAAAaaggggaggccgggggggggtcccgggcctccccccgacccccccgtgcccccccagCTGTCTCAGCACATGAAGCTGAAGCTGCAGTTCACGGCCAGCGTGGGCAGCGCCGAGGCGCGGGCGCTATCGCGacgcagcagccccggcagcccGGCGGTGAGGGACCTGGTGGAGAGGCACCAGGCGGGCCTGGGGCGCTCCCAGTCCTTCTCCCACCAGCAGCCGGCCCGCGGCCACCTCATCAGGTGGGTTTTGGGGCGAAAAACGGGGATTTTGGGCAATATACGTGGGTTTTGGGGAGAAATATGGAGTTTTGGGGGGAAATATGGGGGTTTTGGGGTATGGGGTCGGATCTGGGGCGCTCCCAGTCCTTCTCCCACCAGCAGCCGGCCTGCGGACAGCTCATcaggtgggttttggggtgaaaaacgGGGATTTTggccaatatatatataatttgagGAGGGAAATATAGAGATTTGGGGGGAAATAGGcgattttggggggggaaatACGGGGGTTTTGGGGTATGGGGTCAGATCTGGGGTGCTCCCAGTCCTTCTACCACCAGCAGCCGGCCCGCGGCCACCTCATCAGGTGGGTTTTGGGGCGAAAAACAGGGATTTTGGGCAATatatgtttttttgggggggagattggggtgttttggggggctttgggggggaTATATGGGTGTTTTGGGGTATGGGGTCAGGCCTGGGGCGCTCCCAGTCCTTCTCCCACCAGCAGCCGGCCCGCGGCCACCTCATCAGGTGGGTTTTGGGGCAAAAAACGGGGATTTTGGGCAATATACGTGGGTTTTGGGGAGAAATATGGAGTTTTGGGGGGAAATATGGGGGTTTTGGGGTATGGGGTCAGATCTGGGGTGCTCCCAGTCCTTCTCCCACCAGCAGCCGGCCCGCGGCCACCTCATcaggtgggttttggggtgaaaaagggGGATTTTGGGCAATATACATAGGGTTTGGGGGGAGATTGGGGTGTTTTAGGGGGCTTTGGGGAGGATATATGGGTGTTTTGGGGTATGGGGTCAGGCCTGGGGCGCTCCCAGTCCTTCTCCTATCAGCAGCCAGCCCGTGACCACCTCATCAGGTGGGTTTTGGGGCGAAAAACGGGGATTTTGGGCAATATatgggggtttgggggaagtATGAGAGTTTTTTGGGGAGTTCTGGGGGGAAATATGAGGGTTTTGGGGTATGAGATTGAATCTTGGGCGCTCCCAGTCCTtctcccaccagcagctggcccGCAGCCACCTCATCAGGTGGGTTTTGGGGCCAAAAACGGGGATTTGGGGCAATAtatgtttttttggggtggagATAGGGGTGTTTtcggagggtttgggggggaaatATGGGGGTTTTGGGGTATGGGGTTGGGCGCGGGGTGCTCCCAGTCCTTCTCCCACCAGCAGCCGGCCTGCGGCCACCTCATCAGGTGGGTTTTGGGGCGAAAAACGGGGATTTGGggcaatatatatttaatttgagGAGGGAAACATAGAGATTTGGGGGGAAATAGGCGATTTGGGGGGGAAATATGGGGGTTTTGGGGTATGGGGTCAGGCCTGGGGCGCTCCCAGTCCTtctcccaccagcagccagcccgCGGCCACCTCATCAGGTGGGTTTTGGGGCGAAAAACGGGGATTTTGGGCAATatatgtttttttgggggggagattggggtgttttggggggctttggggaggaTATATGGGTGTTTTGGGGTATGGGGTCAGGCCTGGGGCGCTCCCAGTCCTTCTCCCACAAGCAGCCAGCCCGCAGCCACCTCATcaggtgggttttggggtgaaaaacgGTGATTTTGGGCAATAtatggggggttttggggagaaTATGAGAGTTTTGGGGAGAAATATGgaattttggggggaaataCAGGTGTTTTGCGGTATGGGGTCGGGTCTGGGGCGCTCCCAGTCCTtctcccaccagcagccagcccttGGCCACCTCATCAGGTGGGTTTTGGGGCAAAAAAACAGGGATTTGGTGCAATACATGGCGGTTTTGGGGCAAATAAGGGCGTTTGGGGGGAAAtatggggatttgggggtatgtgggggggggggtttggggtaTGGGGTCAgacctggggacacccccagtcctccccccagcatccccccctTTTGGGGATACTTTGTGCCGCCCCCCCCATTTTTTGGGACCACTTtgagcccccagccctttgGGGGACCATTTTATACCCACGATCCCTCTttttgggacattttggggtgcccccccccttttcttttttccaggtCGGGCAGCGTGATGGAGCGCCGCGCCATCACCCCCCCCGTGGGGTCCCCGGTGGgacgccccctccccgcgccccccccggaGCGAGCGGCCCTGTCCCTCGACAAAATCGCCAAGAGGGAGTGCAAGGTGCTGGTGGTGGAGCCCGTCAagtgacccccccccaaaaaaaaaaacccaaaatcggcttttgggggggggatttggggcagggGGCGCGCGGGgaccctgttttttttaggggggggggctgagcctGTTGCTTCGCTGCCACGTGCcactgtgggggggggggggggggacacaaagggGTTGTCCCCAAGCCTGGGGGACAAAAGGGGACCCCAAATTGGGGTGACAAAGGGGGGGTCCCCAATCCcaggggggggctggggggggcacacaaTGATTTTAGGGACGGGGGGGACGCGTCCCGCGCTGTTTACATGATCCGGCTGCTTTTGGGGACAAAAcggggggatttggggccgTTGGGGACCCGCACTGCCAAGCCCTGTGCcccttttgggggggggggggggcaatggggaCGTCCCCTCgttgtcaccccccccccccctccctcccccccccggccacGGGTGGCACTTTACGTCTGTGTTATTTATTGGGGCCAATAAAGGCGGCGGCGCCGCCGGGGTGACGGTGACATCGGGGTGACAATGGCATTGGGGGGTGGCAGTGACATCAGGGGGGTGACAATGGCATCGGGGGGGTGGCGGTGACATAGGGGTGGTGGCGGTGACATCGGGGGGGTGATAATGGGATTGGGTGACAAGGTGACAAGGAGAGTGGGGTGGTGACAGTGATGCTGGGACGGTGACAAGGACATTGTGATGGTGACAATGGCACTGGGATGGTGACAATGACATTGTGACAAGTACAGTGGGATGGTGACGAGGACACTGGGGTGGTGACAATGACACAGGGATGGTGACAAGGACACCGTGGTGGTGACAGTGACATGATGGTGACAGACACCTTGATGGTGGCAGTGACACTGGGATTGTGACAAGGACACTGGGATGGTGACAGCGACATTGTGACAGTGACACTGGGATGGTGACAAGGGTACCGGGTGAAAATGACACTGGGATGGTGACAATGTGGTGGTGACAAGGATACTGGGATGGTGACAAGGGTACTGGGACGGTGACAAGGACATTGTGATGGTGACAACGGCACTGGGGTGGTGACAACAACACTGGGATGGTGACAGTGGCACTATGGTGGTGACAGTGACTGGGATGGTGACAAGGACCTCGTGCTGGTGACAAGGACACTGGGTGAAAATGACACTGGGATTGTGACAAGGACACTGGGATGGTGACAGGGACACTGGGATGGTGACAATGTGGTGACAATGACATTGTGGTAGCGACAATGACGCTTGGATGGTGACAGTGACACTGGGGTGGTGACAAGGACACTGGGATGGTGACAATGTAGCAGTGACAGTGACACTGGGGCGGTGACAGTGACGTTGGGATGGTGACAAGGACACCACGACGGTGACAGTGACACAGCCGAGCCCGCCGTCCCCAAAACGCCCCattccccctccaaaaaaaaaaaaaaacgaggccaatttggggacacggggacaccatTTATTGCCTCGGCCCCGtggggggggacaccaggggacGCGGtggtggccttggggacacGGTGGTGGCCTTGGGGACGCGGTGGCTCAGGCGGTGGCGGGCTCCTGGGTGCGGTTCTGGCGTTTCACCACGAAAAGCTTCTGGGCCGAGGGGGGTGACGAGCAGGGAGTGGTCCCCAAACACCACTgcggggacatttggggacatttggggacattggggacactGCCACCCCCCCAAGGACACCATGGGCACGGGGACAGGATGGGTGTGGGGACACCGCCACCGCCCTGGGGACACTGCGGGCACGGGGAGAGTGGGGACACCGATGGTCTGGGGACACTGATGGCGCTGCCACCACCTTGGGGACACCGGTGGCAGTGCCactgtggggacagggggacaaaAGGGACACTGACGTCACCCCAGGGACACCAGTGGCACTGCCACCACCTTGGGGACAGGATAAATACGGGGCCACCTCCATTTTGGGGACACTGGTGACACTGCCACCATAGGGACAGGGGGACAAAAGGGACACTAACATCACCCTGGGGACACCAGTGGCAGTGCCACCCTGTTGGGGACACCGGTGACAGTGCCACCACCCCCTTGGGGACACCAGTGACACCCCCACTATAGGGACGGGATGAGTATGGGGCCACCGCCACCACCCTGGGGACACTGGTGGCAGTGCCACCACCTTGGGGACAGGACAGATACGGGGTCACCCCCATCTTGGGGACACTGTCACCCTGTTGGGGACACCAGTGGCACTGCCACCACCCCCTTGGGGACACCAGTGACACCCCCACTATAGGCACAGGGCGAGCATGGGGCCACCGCCACCcccctggggacaggacaaaCACGGGGCCACCTCCATTTTGGGGACACCGGTGGCAGTGCCACCCCGTTGGGGACACCGGTGGCAGTGCCACCcccttggggacagggctgtcACTCACCCGAGAGGCGGCGGAAGGGGGGCTGGTGGCCGCGGGGCAGCCGCAGCCCGCAGGCGGTGGCCACCAGCCCCGCCAGCACGGTGGCCGTGCGCTCGTCGTTCTCCAGGTCCCCCGCCGACTGGGGACAGCCGTGTCACACGATGTCCCCAACGTCCCCAACGTCCCCAACGTCCCCAAATGGC from Anas acuta unplaced genomic scaffold, bAnaAcu1.1 SCAFFOLD_366, whole genome shotgun sequence includes the following:
- the LAMTOR4 gene encoding LOW QUALITY PROTEIN: ragulator complex protein LAMTOR4 (The sequence of the model RefSeq protein was modified relative to this genomic sequence to represent the inferred CDS: deleted 1 base in 1 codon) translates to MTTALTQGLERVPDQLGYLVICDGAVLASAGDLENDERTATVLAGLVATACGLRLPRGHQPPFRRLSVVFGDHSLLVTPSAQKLFVVKRQNRTQEPATA
- the TRAPPC14 gene encoding trafficking protein particle complex subunit 14, coding for MPDGSVLLVDDVCHHSGEVPVGAFCRVAGAGSACPCALSALEEHNFLFQLQAPERPPEDAKEGLEVPLVAVVQWSTPKLPFTSSIYTHYRLPSIRLERPRFVMTAACESPVRARQRFTVTYTLLNELQDFLAVRLVWTPDTATAGKSLSGPERRATQAALDAIVCHTPLTNLGSSRKGSARTIRVAFQALRAGLFELSQHMKLKLQFTASVGSAEARALSRRSSPGSPAVRDLVERHQAGLGRSQSFSHQQPARGHLIRSGSVMERRAITPPVGSPVGRPLPAPPPERAALSLDKIAKRECKVLVVEPVK